A single Methanobacterium sp. DNA region contains:
- a CDS encoding ZIP family metal transporter, which translates to MFSGMLMAAIWGCVAGSALLLGALLGYFIKLPQRLVASIMAFGAGVLMSAVSFELLDDAYTLGGPIHLVTGFFLGATIFTIANIYLARKGAKHRKRSDKPEDDNENSNAVAIAVGSVIDGVPESIAIGLTMISGGMVSIATVIAIFLSNIPEGLSSTKGMKKTGWKPIKIFSLWFSIVVITSLSSLVGFSVFSHLPVELTAITLAVAAGGILAMLVDTMIPEAFSKTHNLAGMVTVIGFAISFILSKL; encoded by the coding sequence ATGTTTTCGGGTATGTTAATGGCTGCTATATGGGGATGTGTTGCTGGTTCTGCCCTGCTTTTGGGAGCCTTATTAGGCTATTTTATCAAGTTGCCTCAACGCTTGGTAGCCTCAATTATGGCCTTTGGAGCTGGTGTTCTCATGTCTGCTGTGTCTTTCGAACTTTTAGACGATGCTTATACTCTCGGTGGACCAATACATTTAGTGACTGGATTCTTTTTAGGTGCCACTATTTTCACAATTGCCAACATCTACTTGGCACGTAAAGGTGCCAAACACCGTAAAAGATCTGATAAACCTGAAGATGATAATGAAAATAGTAATGCAGTGGCCATAGCTGTTGGTTCAGTTATTGATGGTGTTCCCGAGTCCATAGCTATAGGTTTAACCATGATCAGTGGGGGAATGGTCAGTATAGCGACAGTAATAGCTATATTCCTTTCTAACATACCTGAAGGACTTTCCAGTACAAAGGGAATGAAAAAAACTGGATGGAAACCTATTAAAATCTTTTCGTTATGGTTTTCTATAGTGGTTATAACATCTTTATCTTCACTGGTGGGTTTTTCTGTTTTCAGTCATTTACCAGTGGAATTAACAGCAATAACCTTAGCCGTGGCTGCAGGGGGAATCCTGGCCATGTTAGTGGATACCATGATTCCTGAAGCATTCTCAAAAACCCATAACTTGGCGGGAATGGTTACGGTCATTGGCTTTGCCATCTCTTTCATACTTTCCAAATTATAG
- a CDS encoding MFS transporter, with the protein MVTGTVKTAASTRSLQKLSLFLVAVSSFLIPFMGSSLSIALPLIQNDLAVDILVLGWIPTAFTLANAALVLPFGRLADIHGRKKVFTFGITIYTLASFLAVFSSTGLMLIFFSFLQGVGCAMIFATGVALLISIFPKKHRGEVLGIYLTAVYIGLFLGPLLGGFLAHNLGWMSIFLANVPIGLFLLSLILTKFRGEWKSADGEKFDRLGSLIYIFSLSVLMYGISTMNEVLGKAFLILGFASIILFLIIEKRSSNPIIPLNIFKNRITSFSGVALFLVTVSTSAMWTLISLYLQELRGLNPLTTALILAVQPLAVAVLSPLVGRMVDVNNNKAVNIIGAIISTAGLFTLSFLGEKSSLIQLAIGLLMVGSGMGLFTAPTNRNFLQSISSKYYGVGSATMSTMVFIGQTVSLGVLLSILTRYMGTVQLLPPVYPVFMEGLQFSFLIFAATCAIGVVVSLIVREKMKFQAQSLLKK; encoded by the coding sequence ATGGTAACTGGAACAGTCAAAACAGCAGCATCAACTAGATCACTCCAAAAATTGAGTCTGTTTTTAGTGGCTGTCAGTTCATTTTTAATTCCTTTCATGGGATCATCCCTTAGCATTGCTCTTCCACTTATCCAGAACGATCTTGCTGTTGATATTTTAGTACTGGGATGGATTCCCACAGCATTCACACTTGCTAACGCTGCACTGGTCTTACCCTTCGGTAGATTGGCAGATATTCACGGTCGCAAGAAAGTTTTCACCTTTGGAATAACCATCTACACCCTTGCATCATTTTTAGCTGTTTTTTCTAGTACGGGGTTGATGCTTATTTTTTTCAGCTTCTTGCAAGGAGTGGGTTGTGCAATGATTTTTGCCACTGGAGTTGCTCTTCTTATTTCCATTTTCCCCAAAAAACATAGAGGCGAAGTTCTAGGAATTTACCTTACCGCAGTTTATATTGGATTGTTTTTAGGCCCTCTTCTAGGGGGCTTCTTGGCACATAATTTGGGTTGGATGAGCATATTCTTGGCCAATGTTCCTATTGGCCTTTTCTTGTTATCATTAATCCTGACTAAGTTTCGAGGGGAATGGAAAAGTGCTGATGGGGAAAAATTCGACCGGTTAGGCTCACTGATTTATATATTTTCCCTTTCAGTTTTAATGTATGGTATTTCAACCATGAATGAGGTTTTAGGGAAAGCATTTCTCATCCTAGGGTTTGCCAGCATCATACTCTTTTTAATCATTGAAAAACGTTCTTCAAATCCAATAATTCCTTTGAATATATTTAAAAACAGGATAACCAGTTTTTCTGGGGTGGCCCTTTTCCTGGTCACAGTTTCCACTTCCGCCATGTGGACTTTAATCAGCCTCTACTTACAAGAACTAAGGGGACTGAATCCCCTGACTACCGCACTTATTTTAGCAGTACAACCACTAGCAGTGGCTGTTTTATCACCATTGGTGGGGCGTATGGTGGATGTCAATAATAATAAAGCAGTGAATATTATTGGAGCCATCATATCCACTGCTGGTCTTTTCACACTTTCATTTTTAGGTGAGAAATCATCTTTAATTCAACTAGCCATTGGTTTATTAATGGTTGGTAGTGGTATGGGCTTATTCACCGCCCCTACCAATCGAAATTTCCTCCAGTCCATATCCAGCAAATATTATGGTGTTGGTTCAGCAACTATGTCTACCATGGTTTTTATAGGTCAAACAGTTAGTTTAGGCGTTCTACTTTCAATATTAACTAGGTATATGGGTACAGTTCAATTATTACCTCCTGTTTATCCTGTTTTTATGGAAGGATTGCAATTTTCATTTTTAATATTCGCAGCAACTTGTGCTATTGGAGTGGTGGTTTCACTGATAGTTCGAGAAAAAATGAAATTTCAAGCACAATCTTTATTAAAAAAATAA